CTATGACAAGGCGAACCGCACCTCGTTGCAAGGTCGGCGGGGTATGGGGATCGAGGAAGGGCTGCAGGTTCTCGCAACCATCCGCGAAAGGCTGGGATGCCCTGTTCTGACTGATGTACATGACTCCCGCCAGGCGGCAATGGCCGCCGAGGCAGTGGATGTCATCCAGATCCCCGCCTTCCTGTCTCGCCAGACGGATCTTCTGCTGGCCGCCGGTAAATCCGGCGCGGTAGTCAATATCAAGAAAGGCCAGTTCCTCGCTCCATGGGACATGCCGAATGTCGCGGCCAAGGTCGCATCCACCGGAAATGAGAACATCCTGTTGACCGAACGTGGGGCAAGCTTTGGCTACAACACCCTGATTGCGGATATGCGTGCACTGCCGATCATGGCGCGCACCGGCTATCCCGTGATCATGGACGCCACCCATTCCGTGCAACAGCCGGGTGGTCAAGGCGGTTCATCTGGCGGTCAGCGCGAATTCGCCCCGGTCATGGCGCGGGCAGCGGTAGCATTGGGTGTTGCAGGTGTCTTCATCGAAACGCATGAAGACCCCGACAACGCCCCATCGGACGGACCGAACATGATCCCGCTGGATCAAATGCCTGCGCTGATCGCGTCGCTGATGAAATTCGACGCGATGGCCAAGGCCGATCCGATCGAAATCTGATCGGGAACGGACTTTCGCCGAAGATCACGACACCTTCAGTGCTTGCCCGGCGGCCTCCGCGGATGCCCAGGCCCACTGGAAATTATAGCCGCCCAGCCAGCCGGTCACATCAACGCATTCGCCAATGAAATATAGTCCGGGAACGTCGCGAACCTGCATGGTTCTTGCATCCAACTCACGAGTGTCGACGCCTCCAAGCGTCACCTCGGCAGTTCGATATCCCTCGGTTCCAACCGGCCGCAACTGCCAGCGATTGATACGCCGCCCCAATCGTTGCAATACGCCATTTGATTGATCCGCCAACCGTGCATCGGTCAGCCCCTGCTCGGCCGCGATGGCCTGTGCCAACCGCTCCGGCAGCCATTGCGACAATATCGTCGCAACGGCCACGCGCCCCGCGTCTTTTCGTGCCATCATCAGCGCCTCGGAAATATCGATCTCAGGTAAAAGATTGATTTCCAGAACCTCTCCCGGCTGCCAATAATTGGAAATCTGCAGGATCGCCGGACCGCTCAGCCCCCGATGGGTGAACAGCAACGCGTCGCGGAACCGTGCCTTTCCGTGACAGATCTCTGCCTCGAGCGAAATCCCGGCCAGCGGACGGCATAGTGCCAAATCCTGCTCGGCGAATGTCAGCGGGACCAGCCCGGCGCGAGGCTCTACGATGCGCAACCCGAATTTGCGTGCGATTGCATAACCAATGCCCGTCGCACCCATTTTCGGGATCGACTTCCCGCCTGTTGCCACCACGACATATTTCGCCCGAACCTGCCCCCCATTCGTGGTGACGACGAACCCGTCGGCATTGCGATGAACATCTTCGACCGCAGTTTCCAACCTCAGCTCGACGCCGCGCATGCGATACATCAACATGTCGATGATCTGCGTGGCCTTACCATTGCAGAATAGCTGCCCTTGCGTCTTTTCATGCCAAGCGATTCCCGCTTGATCCACGAGTTCCACGAAATCCTCCGGACAATATCGCGCCAGGGCCGAGGCCGCAAAGCGCTGGTTCTGCGACAGGAAACGATCCCAAGAGGTGGCAAGATTGGTAAAGTTGCACCGCCCCCCACCAGAGATGCGAATCTTCTCGCCGGGTTTGCGGGAATGCTCCGCGACAAGGATACGGCAACCCTGTGTCATAGCCGAGCCCGCACAGAACAGCCCTGCCGCTCCGGCTCCAAGAATTGCGATATCTACCTGATCCATATGCTGCGCATAACGAGATCGCCAGTGACGGGCAAGTCGGTGTAAATTTCGGCTTGAACCCTCCCGTCGTCTTGGCTATTCAGCCCCGACAGTTGGGGCGTAGCCAAGTGGTAAGGCGTCGGTTTTTGGTACCGTGTACCGTAGGTTCGAATCCTACCGCCCCAGCCAGACTTTTCGCATGAACATCAAGCAACTAGACGGGAGAGCATTGCTCCCTATACGGACTGTTTTACAGCCTATTTTACATTTTTGTTCCGATTCTGGTCCACCCAGCGAAGCATCTTCATGCTATCACGCGGGGAAGTGTGATCATGCGATTACCCGTCCCAAATGAACAAAGGCGGCACTTTCGCACCACCTCTGCGATAGCGTGAAAGAACTGGCAAACTTACGCATTCCTTATTTTCAACGATATCCCAGCCAGCCAAGGCTTCGTCGCCAGCCACACCCGATTCTTCCTGCAGGGTGAAAACCATGCCAGCTTGACAGGATCAGCACATGACTGCACTATATTTTACGAATTTGTTAGTATGTGGGTAGAGCGTTGTTGCGCAAATCGCTTTGAGGGATTCACTTGGTAAATCCTGACAGTTAGATCTGGCACATGCCAAAGCCTTCTCCGACCCGTTACCGTACAACGAACTGGTCAGCCTACAACGCCTTGCTGCGCAAACGGGGTTCTCTGTCGGTCTGGTTCGATCCCGACATGGCCTGGCATGCGGGGATGCCCAGAGACCTTCTTGGATGCCGCGATCCAAACCTGCCTGACGATCAAAGTGCTTTTCGGTCTTCCGCTGCGCCAGACGGCTGAATTGGTCGAGAGCTTGATCCGGATGGCTGGGCTCGATTGGCCGGTACCGGACTTCTCGACACTTTGCCGACTGCCCGGGCACGGATCGCGCCTCCGGACAACCGCTGAACCTGCTGATTGACAGCACTGGCATCAAGTTTCGCGGCGATGGTGAGTGGCTGGTTCGCAAGCATGGTTCCTCGCGGCGGAGGCAATCGAGGAAGGTCCATATCGCCATGGACGCGGGCACGGGCACGGGCACGGGCACGGGCACGGGCACGGGCACGGGCACGGGCACGGGCACGGGCACGGGCACGGGCACGGGCACGGGCACGGGAGATGTGCGCGCGGTTGAGTTCACGTCAAGTCGCCAGGGCGACAGCCCCCTGCTACCAGAGCTGTTGGCGCAGATCCCGGCGGACCGACCGATGGAGACCGTCACCGCAGATGGGGCCTATGACACACGACGGTGCCATGGTGCGATCATTGAACGAGGTGCCGATGCGGTCATACCGATCCGCCGCAACACTCGCGTCTGGAAGGCAGATTGTCCCGCTGCCATTGCGCGAAGCGGGATCTTGCGGGCAGCCCAGCATCTGGGTCGGGCGCTCTGGAGAAAATGGGCGCGATACCATGTCTGAAGCAGGGTCGAGGCTAGGATGAGCTGCCTTAGGCTCTTCGGCGAGAGGATCATGTCACGAGACCCCGACCGCCAGACCGCCACTCCGGCGCGCTTGATGGGGCGAAATCCGCCCCCAGAACCCGGCTTCCAGTCCCAAAAGGCGATCAAGCCGCCATCTTAGCACCGCCGAACGCGTTAATCAGACTTCCCATTTCTTCTTTCAAAGGTGGGATGAAAGAGTACATTGGAAATGTCAGAAGGCAGGTCATTGATGGAGGTGCATGGGTATGGCTGATAATCCGTTTGCCATTATTGGCAAGGCTCTCACTTCTTTAAAGGAGGGAAGGGGATCAATAGCCCGATTGATTCATTGGATGATAGTGTTGACGCTATATCCATTTTCATTCTGGATAATACTTCACTGGTCAAGCGAATCAGATTCATTTCTTGAAATCCTTGTATTAATAGCAATAACTTCCTTCACTATTTATAGGTCGGTGAAATCTCTTATCAATGGAACAAAAAAATGAGCAATACAGTTGATAAGCAAGCTCTAGGCTCCAGACTCATTGCGTTTCAGAGCCAAAATAGGATCGTCGCGGCAAGTGCGATGGCGGAGAGGAAGGTCTCCGGGCAGCGGTCATATCGGGTTGCGACTCGCCGCCAATCCTTCAGCCGACCAAACATGATCTCAATCCGATTGCGGCGTTTGTATCGCCGCTTGTCGTATTTCACCGGCTTCTTGCGGGACTTTCGACCCGGGATGCAAACCTTTATCCCCTTGTCTTTCAATGCTTCTCGCAGCCAGCCGGCATCGTATCCCCGGTCCCCCAGGAGCCAATCCGCCTTCGGCAAGCCGTCCAACAGGGCCGCCGCGCCGGTATAATCGCTCACCTGTCCCGCCGACATGAAGAACCGGATCGGGCGGCCCTTCGCATCTGTGACCGCATGCAGCTTGGTGTTCATGCCGCCTTTTGTGCGCCCGATCTGGCGGTTTCGCCCCCCTTTTTAACCTGCAGGCTCGAGGCCGTGCGGTGCGCTTTCAGATATGTCGCGTCGATCATGATCGTCTTGTGGTCCGTGCTTTCGGCGGCCAAGCCCATCATGATCCTCGCAAAGACCCCGCGGTCGCTCCAACGTTTCCAGCGATTGTAGAGTGTCTTCGCCGGGCCATATTCCTTCGGTGCATCGCACCACCGCAAGCCGTTGCGATTAATGAATATTATCCCGCTCAGAACACGTCGGTCATCCACCCGGGGGCGACCATGCGACTTCGGGAAGTAAGGTTCGAGGCGCGCCATCTGCGCGTCAGTCAGCCAGAAGAGATTGCTCATGTCACCGCTCTTTTTTCTGGCGATGAATCACAAACCCAAAAGTCAATCAATGGGTCCTGAGCCTAAATGGAATGCTGGATATTCTTGTTAAAAGAACGACTTTGGGAGAGCATGATTTATTTGACAAATATGAAAAACAGTACGGAATCATCAAGCCTGAGGACAATCGCCCTTTTGACCCAAAAGTTTGGCGCGAAAACAATTATCAACCATTTGGGTACAACAATGAATACCTTGGACCATCAACCCAAGAGGATTTGAAAAAACTTAGAAGCCACTTATCAAATACTGCGGCAAGACTCAAACAGCCAGCCAGTCTCGACCCTTTCGCCGGCGAAAAAAACTTGAGTATGGGAATTTGTTGGCCGTCAGCACCCATGGCACAGATTTGAGGTTGTGATTTAAGGAGGATTTGGGTCTCGTCGGAGTGACGAAGGAACGCAGATGAGACCCAAATCCTCAAAATCGAAATCACCCTCCAAAGCCCCCGCCGAACAGGTGGTGAAAGATATCCGCCGCAAGACGCGGCGCCACTTCTCGGCGGAGGACAAGATCCGGATCGTGCTGGAAGGCTTACGTGGCGATGACAGCATTGCGGAGCTATGCCGCCGCGAAGGGATCGCCCAAAGCCTGTATTACACATGGTCCAAGGAGTTCATGGAGTGAGGCGTGAGCCGCCACCGGTTCGAGGCCACGCCGAACGGCAAGCGTCGGCTGGCTGGTGACACGGTCCGGGCAGCAACCACCGACGAGGTGAAGGGCTTGCGCCGTGAGGCACATGACCTGAAGGAATGCGTCGCCGATCTGACGCTGGAAAACCGGCTGCTTAAAAAAAGCATGATCGCGGATGGGGAGGTCGACGAATGAGGTATCCCGCAGCTGAGAAGCTCGAGATTATCCGGATCGTCGAGCAATCCCACCTGCCGACAAAGCGCACGCTGGAGCAGTTGGGCATCGCACGCCGAACCTTTTACCGCTGGTATGATCTATATCTGGCAGGCGGCCCTGAAGCGCTGGAGGACCGTCCATCCGCGCCAGGCCGGGTCTGGAACCGAATCCCCACTGCGATCCATGACCAGATCATCGAGATGGCGCTGGAGCAGTCCGAGCTGTCCCCCCGAGAGTTGGCAGTGCGGTTCACCGACGAAAAGCGCTACTTTGTATCGGAAGCCACGGTCTATCGCCTGCTCAAGGCACATGACCTCATCACCAGCCCAGCCTTCGTGGTGATCAAGGCGGCTGATGAGTTCAAACGCAAGACCAGCCGCCCCAACGAGATGTGGCAAACCGATTTCACCTATTTCAAGATCATCGGTTGGGGCTGGGTGTATCTGTCGACCGTGCTCGACGATTACTCGCGCTACATCATCGCCTGGAAACTCTGCACCACCATGCGTGCCGAGGATGTGACCGATACGCTGGAACTGGCGCTCTGTGCTTCAGGCTGTGATCAGGCCCATGTGCGCCACAAGCCTCGGCTACTCAGCGATAATGGTCCGAGCTATATCGCCGGCGAACTGGCTGAATGGATCGAGGCGCAAGGCATGAGCCATGTGCGTGGCGCTCCATTGCATCCCCAGACCCAAGGCAAGATCGAGCGCTGGCACCAGACACTCAAAAATCGCATCTTGCTGGAAAACTACTTCCTGCCGGGCGATCTCGAAGCCCAAATCGAGGCCTTCGTCGAACACTACAATCACCGGCGATACCATGAGAGCCTGAACAACGTAACACCCGCCGACGCCTACTTTGACAAGGCCGACACCATCATCAAACAACGCGAAAGGATCAAGCGAAAGACCATCCAACACCGGCGCTTGCAACACCGCAAGCTCGCCGCGTAACATTAACCCAATGACGAGGCCTATACTCCGCTAATTTACGCAACCATCTGCGCATAATGTTCTGACGACGGACAGGACTAGCCTCGACTGGCATGCAATCCCACCAGGCGAGACAACAGGATCACAGTGTAGAGCGTGCCGCCAATTGCCTCGAAGGTGACAAAGGACTGGGCGTAAAATCCGACCGGGGTGATGTCACCATAGCCCAGGGTCGTCAGGCTCACGTAGCTGAAATAGATCATCTGTTGCCAGTCTATCGCCGTGCCGGAGCTGGCTATGAAGGATCCCGGTGAGCACCATTCGATCAACGCCAGCGCCGCGGCAAAACCCGATCCAATCACGAGATAGAGCGAAGTCGCCGATAAAAGCACATCGGTCATCACTGTGCGGGCCCCGAAAGTATAGCGTGCCAGCACAACGATCATGCCGAGGTGATAGGCAATGGAGGTCAGGTAGACGGTCAGGGCTGCGCCGGAGGACGGGGCGTAGGAGTTCAGCACTCCGGCGACGAAAACCGCCAGCCCGGCACATCCGACGAAGAGGCGCAGCTGCTTCAGCTCCGTCAGCGCCCATGTCGCTGCAACGAAGATTGCCGCGTAGAAGCCATAGAACAGGGTGGGCCATGGCCCACCCGCCGCCGAGAGCGGATAGGTCAGGTTGTGGATCAGGAGCGCGGCAAGAAAAACTGCATTGGCAGTGACCTTGTTTTGGGCCGTGGGCAGAGACAGCATCTCAGCCCGCCTTCCGGTGACCGAGCGCGGCCATGGCCATCATGATCAAAAGGACTCCCGCGCCCAGCCACAGCCCGTTCAGATGGAAGCTCAAGGCCATCCAAGCCCACGCCGCCAACGCTGCCAACGCCAGAAGGTAGAGCATCCGTAGCCGTTCCGCCGTGACCCGGTGGAAAATCGTGCAGCCCAGCAGGAACAGTGAAGGTCCGGCAAAGGCGATGAGCGCGGTCTCGGCATGGATCGAATCGAGCGGATGCGCCACGATCATCTCGATGGCGACGGCAGTGACGATGGCGCCGCAGACAGCGACACCGTGGGCATAGGCCAACCCTGCGCGGGCAAGGCTGGTGTGGTCGGTCTCGTGCTCGAACCGATGCTCGCCGGGTTCGGACAGATCCACGAAATAAACCCACCACAAGGTCACGATCAGCAGAAAACCGATCAGTGCGGCCAGGCCGGTGTCGAAATGAACTTCATGGCTGACTAGGTAACCGCCCAGAAGCAGGATGGATTCGCCAAGTGCGATGATGAAGATCAACTGGTTGCGCTCGAACAGGTGCAGTCCCCTCAGCGTCCAGCTTGACATCGGGGTCGCACCCTTGCCTGGCAGCCAGAACCCGGCATAAGGCGCGGCGTAGTCGATCAGAACGGCGACAATCCAAAGCTCCAGCCGAACGGGTTCGATAAGCGCGCCAGCAATCCAGAAGACACCGGAAATCACGCTCCATGTGCCAAGCTGCGTATAGTTGCGCCCCATGACCTGACCGCGAAAGACCAAAGCCATGTAGCCTGCGCGGATCAGTGCCATCGCGACATAGGCGACCGCAAAAAGCCCCGCGCGATCGCCGAAGGCCTGCGGTGCCGCCACCGCCATTAACAGCGCGCACCCCATCAGCACGATCATCAACCCGCGTCCGCTAGGATGGTCCGGATTCACCCAGTTCGCGGCCCAGGCAGTGTAGTTCCACGCCCACCAGACTGCGGCGAAGAGCGTCACATATTCCAGCGCGCCGAGCCAGGTGGCGTGTTCCAGAAGGTAGTGAGACAGCTGGATGATCGTGAAAACGTAAACGAGGTCGAAGAACAGCTCCATCGTTGTGACGCGGGGTGTTTCTTCGGGGGCGAGGTCACGAAGAGCTCCGAGCGGTACGAGGCGGTACAATATACTGGACATGAATGCTCCCTGAGATGTTTGCGAAATTATCCCTGAAATCCACCGGCATTCAAATATCCGATTTCTTCGGGCGCCAGGGGACGGCCGAAAATCGGCTGCCGATGAGGAAACCGGCCGAAACGAGCGATAATGTCACGATAACGTCTGGCCCTGTGCAACCCGGATGGAAGATGGCGACGGCGGCCACTCCGTCGCCATGCACACCGATTACTTGGTCGTGTAGCCGCCATTCACGAGAATCGTTTGACCGGTTATCCACCATCCGGCAGAGACCATGAAGATGATCCACGGCGCAATATCTTCGATGTCGGTCAGGCCGGTCTTCGAAAAGGGAGAGAGAGCCGCAGCCGTCTTGTGATAGGCAACCGCATCTTCGCCTTCCGCCGGGTAGAAGAACGGGGTGTCCATCGGCCCCGGCCCGATCGCGGTAACAGATATGCCGCGATCGCCCAGTTCCTTCGAAGCGGCACGAGTGAAATGCTCCACCGGCGCTTTCAGCCCCTCGTAGGCGGCATAGAAGGGCGTATAGGCACCCAGAAGCGAGGTGACGATCGTACAGATTTTGCCGTTGTCATTGATGTGCTTGCCCGCCTCTTTCAGGAAGAAGAAGGCGGATTTGACGTTGACTGCGCAGGACTGGTCGAAGACCTCTTCGGTTATCTCGGCCATCGGCTTTTTCACCACCATGCCGACGGTGTTGATAGCGATGTCGGGGCGCCCGACTGCGGCAACCGTATCCGCAAAAAGCTTCTCCATTGCCGCGGCGCTAGTCAGATCGGCCTGGAAGGCGACGGCTTTGGCACCCGCGGATTTGACCGCTGCCACGGTTTCTTCCGCTGCGGATTTGGTGGCATCGCTGTTGTAGTGAATGGCGACGGCCCTGGCACCGGAGTTTGCGAATTCCCGTGCGAGCAGCCCGCCCAGGTTCTTCGCCCCGCCAGCGATCAGAACCACTTTTCCTTCGATCCCGTTTCTCGACATGTCATTTCCTTTCCGCTCTGAGAACGCCGCTCGGTTCGGCGTCTTGCACATGAGATGACCTGTCTCGTTGCGTAGATAAACATGCAGTTCTTGACATCATTCGCCAGAAATAGCGAACAATCGGCATGGACCGGATTCATCAGATGCAAGTCTTCGTTCAAGTCGTGGAAAGCGGGAACTTCACCCGTGCGGCCGAAGCGCTCGGCCTGCCGCGCTCTACCGTCTCCAGCACGGTGCAAGCGCTGGAGGACAGGCTTGGCGTGCAGCTCTTGCAGCGCACGACCCGCGTGGTGCGCCCGACGCAGGAGGGGCTTCAATTCGCAGGCACCGCCCGTGATCTGGTTGACGCTGTCGCACAGGCCGAAGCGCAGTTTCGGCACCGCCCCGAAGAAATCTCTGGTCGGCTGCGCATAGATATGCCGAGTCGGATTGCCCGGCGTATGGTGATCCCGCATCTGCACGACTTCCGCACCCGTTACCCGGCGGTGACGCTGGACATCAGTGCCACGGACCGAATGATCGATCTCGTATCCGAGGGAGTGGACGCAGTGGTCCGATTGGCCGAGCTGGAAGACAGCGAATTGATCTGCCGCAAGATCGGAGATGTACCGATTCTGACCTGCGGCAGTACCGATTACATTGCTCACCACGGAGTACCGAAATTGCCCGGGGATCTGAAGGATCACCATCTCGTCAACTACGCGCAGCGTATGCCTGCGCTCTCGATCGAATGGGATGGGTTGGAAAACGGGCGTGGGATCACTGTTGCCATGCGCAGCCACCTCTGCGTCGACAATGCCGAAAGCTATGTCGCCGGGGCGCTACATGGACATGGCTTGATCCAGGTTCCAGCGCATGACGTCGCCGAGGACATAGCCGCCGGAAGTCTGGTAGAGGTTCTGGCCGATTTCCGCCCCACACCGATTCCGATTTCCATCCTCTATGCACGCAGGCGACATCTCGCGCCGCGCTTGAGGGCATTCATGGACTGGCTGGCGGAATTATTGCGCGATGAAGGCTTCGTGGAGGCCCGGAGATGAAAGTTGTTGTAGCGTTTGGGGAACCGTCGCGCCTTGTTTCCGGCGCAACATATCTGCGGAAGCCGCCCATGCAATCCTTCGCTGCATTCGAAATCTGTAGTTTATCGCCATTGCGCGCTTGCAGCGAATTCATCCTATGTCCTGTACATCGTCGTCTCGGCCGACAAAATGCTGTACCATGCACGAATGGCCACCCTGTGGTATCTTCAAAGAGTGGTCAAGGCAGGTGAAGGCCGAGCCCGTCATTTTGCCAAGCAAGAATGTCCCACACGATGCGCCGCTCCGCCGCATGGTTGCTCCAAGCCTAAATTGAAATCGCTGTGTGGGTTGATGAATGTTAGCTTGTTGCCAGAAGTTCTCTAACGTGAGGTTTCATGCACTCCGTCGAAATACGATCAGCGCAAATTGGCGAAATCGACCTACTTGCACAGCTTTGGCATGATGGCTGGCAGGACGCCCATGCCAGCATCCTGCCCTCAGAGTTGGCCCGGCATCGTACGCTCGAAAGTTTCCGGCAAAGGCTTGAGGAGGATCTGACGACTGTTCGCGTGGCGGGTGCACCGGGCCGGCCGACGGGATTCAGCATGGTCAGGCAGGACGAACTCTATCAACTCTATGTCTCGAAGAACGCCAGGGGAACAGGCGTGGCAAAGACGCTTCTAGCAGATGCCGAAAACCACTTGGCCGTAGCTGGGGTGGCCAGAGCGTGGCTCGCCTGCGCAATCGGCAACGAGCGAGCCGCGCGATTCTACGAAAAGCAAGGCTGGTGCCGCGTCGGCCCGATGATCAGTGCGCTGAAAACACCTGATGGCATTTTCGAGCTTGAAGTATGGCGCTATGAGAAAACCGTCTCGGACCTTGGAGCGTAGCGCTCGCGGAATTGCCACGAAAGCTGGCTGCCAGAATCGAGAACGATCTGGCCCGAAAGTGAGAACCTGATCCACGTGCCGACTGAACGCGGATCAAACCTCGCCGGTGGATCGTTGCAGACCGACATTGGCACATCAATGCCGTCGGCGGGCGGTTACATCATCAACGCCATTGGACTCTGAATACGAGACTCGGAGTGGGCCCAATGCCGCACAAGTTGACGACACCACTCGAGCTGTTTCCGGTCACGCAGTCTACACCAGCGGCACAAACCCCGCCCCGGCAGAGTCTGCCAGGCGACCCGTGTCAAACACTGGCAGGTCTGATGGCACTTCATGGCGGAGCACGCGGGTGCGGCGGACAGAAAAAGTGATCCTGAATCATGATTAGTACAGATGCCGCCAGGAGGGGCTATCCAACCCACATAAATGCCGAGAGATGGCGTCAGTGCCGCGGAACTCAGATCACCATGTGCGTCCGGATTGCCATTGGATGCCTCTCGGGACACACTCAGGCTTGGCACTGAAAAGGTAAATGGATGAAGCGATCGCGTGGTGAGGCCGCTATGGCCGCTTGGTTAACCGGATGCCTGGAGAACGGCAGCACTGGTGATCGGCTGCCAACGATGCGCGATTTGATGAAGCGGTTTGGGATCGCGCAGCGGGTCGTGGAACGCGTGCTGAAACCGCATGTTGCCGCTGGCCGACTGATGTCACGCCGTGGTGCGGGCTTAACCATAGCCGAGCCTGCCGGGCGACAAGGCAAACATGACGCGGATCTGCTTATCCTTTATCGACTTTCGGATAGCCGCCTCGCCAACACGCTTCTTCATGAACTCGAGCAGCGTTTGAAGGCACGGGGCGTCGATCCTGAAGCTCGGCTATTCCTCGGAAGAACAAGCACAGGCTGTTATGAGCCGCATGGGTCGGTTCAGATGTTGCCTCATACAGCTACATTTCGAACCGCTTCCGATCAGCTTTCTGGCAGCGCTGAGCACTCATGCCGATTCTATAGTGCTTGACGGAATTTCTGCCACGGGTATCGGAGTAGATGCAATCGGAACGAACTGGCGCGAACCGCTCGCCCAGGCATTCCGACGATTGCGCAACGCGGGACATGAGAAGATCGCGTATTTCACTTCGGGCCATCCCGCACGGCAGATCGCCATGGCCCGGCGGGAATACA
This region of Paracoccus saliphilus genomic DNA includes:
- the kdsA gene encoding 3-deoxy-8-phosphooctulonate synthase, with protein sequence MTTQRHVRIRDLKCGNDLPLTVIAGPCQLESLDHALHIGETMAKACEAAGASYIFKASYDKANRTSLQGRRGMGIEEGLQVLATIRERLGCPVLTDVHDSRQAAMAAEAVDVIQIPAFLSRQTDLLLAAGKSGAVVNIKKGQFLAPWDMPNVAAKVASTGNENILLTERGASFGYNTLIADMRALPIMARTGYPVIMDATHSVQQPGGQGGSSGGQREFAPVMARAAVALGVAGVFIETHEDPDNAPSDGPNMIPLDQMPALIASLMKFDAMAKADPIEI
- a CDS encoding NAD(P)/FAD-dependent oxidoreductase; the protein is MDQVDIAILGAGAAGLFCAGSAMTQGCRILVAEHSRKPGEKIRISGGGRCNFTNLATSWDRFLSQNQRFAASALARYCPEDFVELVDQAGIAWHEKTQGQLFCNGKATQIIDMLMYRMRGVELRLETAVEDVHRNADGFVVTTNGGQVRAKYVVVATGGKSIPKMGATGIGYAIARKFGLRIVEPRAGLVPLTFAEQDLALCRPLAGISLEAEICHGKARFRDALLFTHRGLSGPAILQISNYWQPGEVLEINLLPEIDISEALMMARKDAGRVAVATILSQWLPERLAQAIAAEQGLTDARLADQSNGVLQRLGRRINRWQLRPVGTEGYRTAEVTLGGVDTRELDARTMQVRDVPGLYFIGECVDVTGWLGGYNFQWAWASAEAAGQALKVS
- a CDS encoding IS5 family transposase (programmed frameshift), whose product is MSNLFWLTDAQMARLEPYFPKSHGRPRVDDRRVLSGIIFINRNGLRWCDAPKEYGPAKTLYNRWKRWSDRGVFARIMMGLAAESTDHKTIMIDATYLKAHRTASSLQVKKGGRNRQIGRTKGGMNTKLHAVTDAKGRPIRFFMSAGQVSDYTGAAALLDGLPKADWLLGDRGYDAGWLREALKDKGIKVCIPGRKSRKKPVKYDKRRYKRRNRIEIMFGRLKDWRRVATRYDRCPETFLSAIALAATILFWL
- a CDS encoding potassium channel family protein, producing the protein MLSLPTAQNKVTANAVFLAALLIHNLTYPLSAAGGPWPTLFYGFYAAIFVAATWALTELKQLRLFVGCAGLAVFVAGVLNSYAPSSGAALTVYLTSIAYHLGMIVVLARYTFGARTVMTDVLLSATSLYLVIGSGFAAALALIEWCSPGSFIASSGTAIDWQQMIYFSYVSLTTLGYGDITPVGFYAQSFVTFEAIGGTLYTVILLSRLVGLHASRG
- a CDS encoding low temperature requirement protein A, translating into MSSILYRLVPLGALRDLAPEETPRVTTMELFFDLVYVFTIIQLSHYLLEHATWLGALEYVTLFAAVWWAWNYTAWAANWVNPDHPSGRGLMIVLMGCALLMAVAAPQAFGDRAGLFAVAYVAMALIRAGYMALVFRGQVMGRNYTQLGTWSVISGVFWIAGALIEPVRLELWIVAVLIDYAAPYAGFWLPGKGATPMSSWTLRGLHLFERNQLIFIIALGESILLLGGYLVSHEVHFDTGLAALIGFLLIVTLWWVYFVDLSEPGEHRFEHETDHTSLARAGLAYAHGVAVCGAIVTAVAIEMIVAHPLDSIHAETALIAFAGPSLFLLGCTIFHRVTAERLRMLYLLALAALAAWAWMALSFHLNGLWLGAGVLLIMMAMAALGHRKAG
- a CDS encoding DUF924 family protein, whose translation is MAATRPSNRCAWRRSGRRRHLPSGLHRARRYRDIIARFGRFPHRQPIFGRPLAPEEIGYLNAGGFQG
- a CDS encoding SDR family oxidoreductase, translating into MSRNGIEGKVVLIAGGAKNLGGLLAREFANSGARAVAIHYNSDATKSAAEETVAAVKSAGAKAVAFQADLTSAAAMEKLFADTVAAVGRPDIAINTVGMVVKKPMAEITEEVFDQSCAVNVKSAFFFLKEAGKHINDNGKICTIVTSLLGAYTPFYAAYEGLKAPVEHFTRAASKELGDRGISVTAIGPGPMDTPFFYPAEGEDAVAYHKTAAALSPFSKTGLTDIEDIAPWIIFMVSAGWWITGQTILVNGGYTTK
- a CDS encoding LysR family transcriptional regulator, with the translated sequence MQVFVQVVESGNFTRAAEALGLPRSTVSSTVQALEDRLGVQLLQRTTRVVRPTQEGLQFAGTARDLVDAVAQAEAQFRHRPEEISGRLRIDMPSRIARRMVIPHLHDFRTRYPAVTLDISATDRMIDLVSEGVDAVVRLAELEDSELICRKIGDVPILTCGSTDYIAHHGVPKLPGDLKDHHLVNYAQRMPALSIEWDGLENGRGITVAMRSHLCVDNAESYVAGALHGHGLIQVPAHDVAEDIAAGSLVEVLADFRPTPIPISILYARRRHLAPRLRAFMDWLAELLRDEGFVEARR
- a CDS encoding GNAT family N-acetyltransferase — its product is MHSVEIRSAQIGEIDLLAQLWHDGWQDAHASILPSELARHRTLESFRQRLEEDLTTVRVAGAPGRPTGFSMVRQDELYQLYVSKNARGTGVAKTLLADAENHLAVAGVARAWLACAIGNERAARFYEKQGWCRVGPMISALKTPDGIFELEVWRYEKTVSDLGA